The Streptomyces sp. NBC_01298 genome contains the following window.
CCGGCCCGGGAGCGGTACGCGGCCGCCCTCGCCCCCCGGATCGACGCGCTGCTCGCCAAGCGCCCGCTCCGGGAGCTGGTGACGGCCTCCAAGCCGCTGCCGCTGCTGATCGAGCGCAAGCGGGCCCTCTTCGGCTCCTGGTACGAGATGTTCCCCCGGTCGGAGGGGGCGGTGCTGGAGCCCGGCGAGGCTCCGGTCAGCGGAACGTTCAGGACCGCCGCCGAGCGGCTTCCCGCCGTCGCCGCGATGGGCTTCGACGTGGTCTACCTGCCGCCGATCCACCCGATCGGCAGCACGTACCGCAAGGGCCCGAACAACACGCTGTCGGCGGGTAGTTGGGATCCGGGCGTGCCCTGGGCCATCGGTTCCACCGAGGGCGGCCACGACGCGGTCCACCCCGAGCTCGGGACCCTGGAGGACTTCGACGCCTTCGTCGCCAGGGCCCGCGAGCTGCGCATCGAGGTGGCGCTCGACTTCGCCCTGCAGTGCTCCCCGGACCACCCGTGGGTGGAGAAGCACCCGGAGTGGTTCCGCCACCGCGCCGACGGGACGATCGCGTACGCGGAGAACCCGCCGAAGAAGTACCAGGACATCGTCCCGATCCACTTCGACGCCGACATGGCCGGCATCGTCGGGGAGACGGTGCGGATCCTGCGGCACTGGATGGAGCACGGCGTCCGCATCTTCCGGGTCGACAACCCGCACACCAAGCCGGTGGTGTTCTGGCAGAAGGTGATCGCGGACATCAACAAGTCCGACCCCGACGTGATCTTCCTCGCCGAGGCCTTCACCCGCCCCGCGATGATGCGCGCGCTCGCCGCCGTCGGCTTCCAGCAGTCGTACACGTACTTCACCTGGCGCAACACCAAGGCCGAGCTGACCGAGTACCTGACCGAGCTCGCGGACACCCGCTCCGCCTCCGTCATGCGGCCGAATTTCTTCGTCAACACTCCGGACATCCTGCACGCATACCTTCAGCACGGCGGCCGCCCCGCCTTCGAGGTCCGCGCGGTCCTCGCCGCCACGCTCTCCCCCACGTGGGGGGTCTACGCCGGATACGAGCTCTGCGAGAACACCCCGGTCAAGGAGGGCAGCGAGGAGTACCTGAACTCCGAGAAGTACGAGCTGCGCCCGCGCGACTGGGCCGCCGCCGACCGCGAGGGCCGCTCCATCGCCCCGCTGATCACCTCCCTGAACCGGCTGCGCCGGCGCAACCCCGCCCTCCAGCAGCTGCGCGACATCCATTTCCACCCGACCGACAACGAACAGGTGATCGCCTATTCGAAGCACGCGGGGAGCAATTCCGTACTGGTGGTCGTCAACCTCGATCCGCACCACACCCAGGAGGCGACGGTCTCGTTGGACATGCCGGTACTCGGCCTCGACTGGCACGGGTCCCTCGCGGTGCGCGACGAGCTCACCGGCGAGACCTATCACTGGGGCAGGGCCAACTACGTGCGCCTGGAACCGGGCCGCACGCCCGCGCACGTTCTGGCGGCTCTGCGACCGTCCCCGCCCACCGGAGGGTCACCCATCTCATGATGATCAACGATCCCGTTCCCGACACCTTCGAGGACACCCCCGCCAAGGACCGCGATCCCGACTGGTTCAAGCGGGCGGTCTTCTACGAGGTCCTCGTACGGTCCTTCCACGACAGCAACGGCGACGGCGTGGGTGACCTCAAGGGGCTCACCGCGAAGCTGGACTACCTCCAGTGGCTCGGCGTCGACTGCCTGTGGCTCCCGCCGTTCTTCGCCTCGCCCCTGCGCGACGGGGGCTACGACGTCGCCGACTACACCTCCGTGCTGCCCGAGTTCGGCGACCTCGCCGACTTCGTGGAGTTCGTGGACGCGGCGCACACCCGCGGCATGCGGGTGATCATCGACTTCGTCATGAACCACACGAGCGATCAGCACGAGTGGTTCCAGCAGTCCCGCAAGGACCCGGACGGGCCCTACGGCGACTACTACATGTGGGCGGACAACGACAAGCAGTTCCAGGACGCCCGCATCATCTTCGTCGACACCGAGACCTCGAACTGGACGTACGACCCGGTCCGCAAGCAGTACTACTGGCACCGGTTCTTCTCCCACCAGCCGGACCTCAACTACGAGAACCCGGCGGTCGTCGAGGAGATCGTCTCCGCGCTCCGTTTCTGGCTCGACCTCGGCATCGACGGCTTCCGCCTCGACGCCGTGCCCTACCTGTACGCCGAGGAGGGCACCAACTGCGAGAACCTGCCGCGCACGCACACCCTCCTCAAGGCGGTCCGCGCCGAGATCGACGCGCACTACCCGGACACGGTGCTGCTCGCCGAGGCCAACCAGTGGCCCGAGGACGTCGTCGACTACTTCGGGGACTTCGAGAAGGGCGGGGACGAGTGCCACATGGCCTTCCACTTCCCCGTCATGCCGCGCATCTTCATGGCGGTGCGAAGAGAGTCGCGCTACCCGGTCTCCGAGATCCTGGCCAAGACCCCTGCGATCCCGGACCGCTGCCAGTGGGGCATCTTCCTGCGCAACCACGACGAGCTCACCCTCGAAATGGTCACGGACGAAGAGCGCGACTACATGTACGCCGAGTACGCCAAGGACCCGCGGATGCGGGCCAACATCGGCATCCGGCGCCGGCTCGCCCCGCTGCTGGACAACGACCGCAACCAGATGGAGCTGTTCACCGCCCTGCTGCTGTCGCTGCCCGGTTCGCCGGTGCTGTACTACGGCGACGAGATCGGCATGGGCGACAACATCTGGCTCGGCGACCGCGACGGCGTGCGCACGCCGATGCAGTGGACACCGGACCGCAACGCCGGTTTCTCCTCGTGCGATCCGGGCAGGCTCAACCTGCCGGTCATCATGGACCCGGTCCACGGGTACCAGGTGACCAATGTCGAAGCGGCGATGGCCTCACCGTCTTCGCTGCTGCACTGGACCCGCCGGATGATCGAGGTCCGCAAGGCCAACCCGGCCTTCGGACTGGGCTCGTACACCGAACTGCCTTCGACGAACCCGGCGGTACTGGCCTTCCTCCGTGAATACGGGGACGACCTGGTGCTGTGCGTGCACAACTTCTCGCGCTTCGCGCAGCCCACCGAGCTGGACCTGCGGTCGTTCAACGGGCGGGTCCCGGTGGAACTCACCGGCGACGTCCGCTTCCCGCCGATCGGCGAATGGCCTTACCTGCTGACGCTGGCGGGCCACGGCTTCTACTGGTTCCGCCTGCGCTCGGAGTAGCGGCCGGCCCGGGGCGGGCGCGGCGAATGGGTCAACCGCCCGCCCCTGTACGGACCATCCTGACCCGACACTCGCACACACCGGAGAAGCAACCAGCACGATCCGGGACACAATGCGCATTCTTTGACGGCCCGGGGAAAGGACGCGACGCCATGTCGGAGGCTGCATCCGCCCGGGATCGGCTCACCGCCGACCGGGCCGCCGGGATCGGGCCCGGGATCGGACTCGGTCCACTGGAGCCCATGCTGCGGGCCTGGCTGCCCGCACAGCGCTGGTTCGCCGGCAAGGGCCGCGCCATCGGACGGCTCAGGACCGTCTCGGCGGCCGAACTGCTGCCCCCCGGGTCCGCCCCCGGGCTGCTGCACCTGCTGCTGGACGTGGACGGGGACTGCTACCAGCTCCTGCTCGGGATCCGCCCGAGCCCGCTGCCGCCGGCCCTGGCGCCCGCGCTGATCGGCCACCCCGAGCAGGGCCCGTACGCCGGCCAGTCGGTCTACGAGGGCCTCGGCGATCCGCGGCTCGCCTCGCTGCTGCTGGAGCGGCTGCGCTCCCCCGGCACCCTGGGCCCGCTCCGCTTCGACCGGGACCCGGCCGTCGTGATCCCCGA
Protein-coding sequences here:
- a CDS encoding alpha-1,4-glucan--maltose-1-phosphate maltosyltransferase, coding for MIGRIPVLDVRPAVDCGVRPAKAVVDEVFEISATVFREGHDAVAAHVVMRDPSGRLRPPVPLSELAPGTDRWGARVSAEVEGRWTYTVEAWSDPVGTWRAHAAVKIPAGIDTGLTLLEGAELYERAAAKIPKRDGREHVLAAADVMRDEDRPARERYAAALAPRIDALLAKRPLRELVTASKPLPLLIERKRALFGSWYEMFPRSEGAVLEPGEAPVSGTFRTAAERLPAVAAMGFDVVYLPPIHPIGSTYRKGPNNTLSAGSWDPGVPWAIGSTEGGHDAVHPELGTLEDFDAFVARARELRIEVALDFALQCSPDHPWVEKHPEWFRHRADGTIAYAENPPKKYQDIVPIHFDADMAGIVGETVRILRHWMEHGVRIFRVDNPHTKPVVFWQKVIADINKSDPDVIFLAEAFTRPAMMRALAAVGFQQSYTYFTWRNTKAELTEYLTELADTRSASVMRPNFFVNTPDILHAYLQHGGRPAFEVRAVLAATLSPTWGVYAGYELCENTPVKEGSEEYLNSEKYELRPRDWAAADREGRSIAPLITSLNRLRRRNPALQQLRDIHFHPTDNEQVIAYSKHAGSNSVLVVVNLDPHHTQEATVSLDMPVLGLDWHGSLAVRDELTGETYHWGRANYVRLEPGRTPAHVLAALRPSPPTGGSPIS
- the treS gene encoding maltose alpha-D-glucosyltransferase — protein: MMINDPVPDTFEDTPAKDRDPDWFKRAVFYEVLVRSFHDSNGDGVGDLKGLTAKLDYLQWLGVDCLWLPPFFASPLRDGGYDVADYTSVLPEFGDLADFVEFVDAAHTRGMRVIIDFVMNHTSDQHEWFQQSRKDPDGPYGDYYMWADNDKQFQDARIIFVDTETSNWTYDPVRKQYYWHRFFSHQPDLNYENPAVVEEIVSALRFWLDLGIDGFRLDAVPYLYAEEGTNCENLPRTHTLLKAVRAEIDAHYPDTVLLAEANQWPEDVVDYFGDFEKGGDECHMAFHFPVMPRIFMAVRRESRYPVSEILAKTPAIPDRCQWGIFLRNHDELTLEMVTDEERDYMYAEYAKDPRMRANIGIRRRLAPLLDNDRNQMELFTALLLSLPGSPVLYYGDEIGMGDNIWLGDRDGVRTPMQWTPDRNAGFSSCDPGRLNLPVIMDPVHGYQVTNVEAAMASPSSLLHWTRRMIEVRKANPAFGLGSYTELPSTNPAVLAFLREYGDDLVLCVHNFSRFAQPTELDLRSFNGRVPVELTGDVRFPPIGEWPYLLTLAGHGFYWFRLRSE